The window CTATTTTGAGCTCGGCCCACACGACATGCTGGCGCTGCTACTCACCGACGGCTCGGTGCTCTGCGTGCGTCCTTACGATAAAGCGAAGATCGACCTTAATATTTCCAACAGCCCGCTCTTTACCCGTGAGCTTATCCGCGCCGATCGCGGTACGGGCACCTGGGTTGCCGCGCTCGATCATGTGGAAAGGGTATTTGGTTTCGCCCGCACGGAAAGATTGCCGCTGGTGGTCGTGGCGGGCTATGACCGTGCGGAAGTGCGTATGCACTGGCTGCGCAATAATCTGCCGGGCATGTTATCCAGCCTGATGCTGCTGATTGGTTTTCTGATTTTCAGCTCCGTGGTGTTTCGCAAGGTGCGCGGCAGCATTCGCGATCAGCAGGAGCTCAAGCAGTTGCGCGACGAGCTGCTCAAAGCGAACCAGACCTTTAAATCGATGGCCATGGCCGACAGCCTGACGGGCCTCGCCAACCGTCGTAAGTTCGATACTACGCTTGCGCAGGTTCTGGAAGCGTCCGCAGGCTCAGGCAGCCCGGTATCGCTGATTATGCTCGATATCGATTTCTTCAAGCGCTACAACGACAGCCGCGGCCATGCTGCGGGCGATGCCTGTCTGCGGCTCATCGGCAATACCCTGCAGATGGTGACGCTGCGCACAAGCGATCTGGTGGCGCGCTATGGCGGAGAAGAGTTTGCGATTGTGCTGCCGGACACTTCAGCCGAAGAGGCGCTGGCGCTCGCGCAGCGCGCGGTAATGATGGTTCGCGAGAAACACCTGCCGCACCCGTCGACCGAGCTTGCTGAGCAGATAGTCACCATCAGCGCGGGGTGTCATACGGTGAAAGGCGGCGGGCGAGAAGATGCGTTCAGCGCGCTGATCCGCGGTGCGGATACGGCGCTTTATCTGGCGAAAAACCGGGGGCGCAATCAGGCATTCAGTTTGCCGAATACGATAGCGGTGGAGAAGAGTAACGCGGCGTAGCGGTAGCGCGTGGTTGACCGCCAGCGCAACAAGGCCTGGCGGTCAGCGTGCTTAGCGGTTGACGTTCCCTGCGCGTGCGAGGAACAGATCCCACTGTGATTTCAGCGCGTCGATATGCGCCTTTTCAAGTTGCTTCACGGAGGCGGGATCCTGGCTCTCATTGACCTTGCTGGCAAAACCGGCAAACCAGGCGGAGGGGGTGGACGTCTGTGACGTAATGGCCAGCGTTTCGGCGCGGCGGGTCTGGGATTCATGCTTCCCGGCGTCCAGCTGGGTCAGCTGATTGTCGTACTGCTTCACGCTTGCCATGTCGCCGGTCTGTTTTGCGATGTCGATAAACGCCTTCGTCATCGTCTTCATCACATCGTCCTGACCTGCCGATTGTTTTGACAGCCAGTCAGACACCATCGTCTGCGCTTTCGCTTGATTCTCCTGCGGCACGTAGTTGCTGACGATATAGTTCAGCTTCGCCTGTTTCATGGCGAGATCCATATCAGACGTGGCGGTGTTCGCAGAGCTGTCAGGCGCGTTCAGCGCTTCAGAGAGCAGCGTTCCCATATCCAGCCCGGCCAGGTTGGAAAGCTCAGCAAACCCGGCGAAGTTATCCGCGATTTCGCTGTGCATTACAATACCGGGGACGCTGGCGGCGGCCTGTTTTTCCAGCGTCGCGCGGCGTTGCGCCAGCATGTTTTGCAGATCCGCTGCCTGCTCTTCTTTGCTCTTTGTGACGGCGGTATTTTTGCCCGAGCGCACGTTCTCTACGTCTTCAGACGTGATGGCAATGCTGTCAGGGCTCTTTTTTCTGGCGTAGTAATCACTGCTGGCTGCGAAGGGATCCTGCGCGGCGGGTACTATCGAGGTCATTTTCCGAACTCCTTCCGGTTGAAATTGCATCAAGGAGCTTATCGGCGCGCCATCCATGCCCTTTAGGCCTGTCTGCCGTTACCCCCCTTTTCTGGGGGGAGGCGATACAGGGTGAAAACGTGTGTTCTTCATAAATGCCGCGATATTTTTGCGAGAAACTAATAACATCGTGAATATTTCATTTTCTAACGAAAACGGAATTTAAGATTAATCGCAGGTTCGGTTGTTTTCAGACGAAAAGGTGATGATAAAAGCAGTTTGTTTTATAACGAATTCTTTGCGAGAAAACGCAGTGCGAGACCTTGTGATATTTTTTTCTTATGAACGTTAATTAATTTCATTTTGAGTTTTAGCATCATGACGACGCGCTTTTTTGTGACCTGCGCCACATTCAATTCCTCAGGGAATTAATGCTCTCGCAATAAAAATGAAACAAATACAGGATATACGCGGAAATAATTCGAATGAGATTCGTCTTAATTTCCCGGCCAGTATTGTTAAGCGTTTTGAATAAATTTACAGTGAACCCGAATTATTTGCCTGCGGGCACGGCTTATTCTCACCTGCTATCTGATAACAAGGAGTATTACATGGCTATTGATATGTTCCTGAAAGTGGAAGGCGTTACCGGCGAATCCAAAGACGCTAATCATTCCAACTGGATCGACGTGCTTTCTTTTAACTGGGGCGCCGCGCAGCCGGGAAATATGTCGGTAGGCGGTGGCGGTGGTGCCGGTAAAGTTAACTTTCAGGATTTAGCCGTGCAGGCCATTGTGGATAAAGGCACGCCTGCCATTCTTAAATTCTGCGCCAGCGGCAAGCACGTCAATAAAGTCGAGCTTTCCGTGTGTAAAGCCGGTGGTCAACAGGTGGAATATTCAAAAGTCGTGCTGGAGGATGTGCTGGTGACCCGCACCGAATTTACCGGCGTAGGGCAGACCGATACCGTGCTGGTGAATTATTACTTCCAGGCGGCGAAAGTTAACTTCCATTACTGGGAACAATCGAATCAGGGCACCAAAGGCGCTGAAACCAAAGCTGGCTGGGATATTAAACAGAATAAAGAACTCTGATAAAAAAGGAGTGGCAAGATGGCAGAAATTAACTCCATGATAAATGCCCTTCTTTCCGATCGGTCCCACTTTAATGAACAGGAAATACATACCATTATCGACTTCGTGAATGAACTCGATGATGACATGCTGTATCAGTTTGAAAATGCTGAAGAACGCAGCGTGATGTATAGCTATGAGCAATTACTGGCCAGCTCCCGACCTGTTGGCGTCAATAACGGCGGGCGCGATCTGGAAATGGGATTACTTAATTCCGGAACAAATAATACTATCCAGAATAACCGCCAGTTTTTCGACCGGTATAATACCCGCGTTCCTCGCATGGGCGGGCGCGGGGGCAACATTTATAATGAAGCCACTAAAATCAGCTATGATTTTGCCGGTAAAATTATCACAGGGCTCGGCGGGATGTTTGGCGCGTCCGCCGGTGTCGCCGCAACGGTCACATCCGGTAGCGCCGCGGCAAACGCGGCTTCCACGCTGGGCGTGCGCACCGCATTCCTGGCCGCAGGGGGTGTTTGCGGCGTCGTGGGCGGGGTGCTGGTGCTTCTGCGCAATACGTTGTCGGACAGACAGACGGCGAATAACAAACGCTTTCTGGAAACCGTCAAAAAAGCCGTGAAAGTGCGTAATAAAGTGAATAAGTTTTTCGAAGAGACCAATAACAAGGTGGTGAAAGATCCGGCGAAGGCGAAAACACAGCTTGAATCCGGTCTTGCCTCGCACCCGGCCCGCTTCGCGGCAGGGCCTGGCGGCTCAACGGTCTACGCCGATTTGTCGCCAGTGGAAAAGCTCCTCACTGAGGATTTCGCGACGCAGCACTATGATATCCGCTCAAAAGTGGTTATCAGTCGTGGCAATCCGTGGCACATCACGCTCGATACGCTGCGCGGCGGCACTAAGCAGTTTTCTCAGGAAGAGATGACCATCCTGCAAAATATTGCAAGCCGACTATAGCATTCCCTCGCTTGCGGCGCGCCTGTGCCGCAGCCCCCTGTTTCGTTATCTGTTATCCCCGACGGCGGTATAAACCCCGCCCGACGGGGCCTTTTTTCCCTCAGCGATAGTCATGCTCTGCCAGCACGCGTTGCAGCTGCGCCCGTGCGTCACCCTGCAGGCTTTGCAGCGGCTCCGGCAGGCAGGGGGCGGCGACCCGCCCGGTAAGCTCCGCCGCGGCGGCAATCACCCGCAACCCGCCGTGATGGCGAAACAACGCCCACAGGGGTTCGAACGACGCATTCAGCGCGGCGGTTCTCGCCTCGTCGCCTCTTAACGCCGCTTGCGCCAGCGCGCGGCTGTCGTGCGGCCAGAGCCCGGCCGCCACGGAATACCAGGTGTCCGCACCCGCCAGCAGCGCGCTGATGGCTTTAGGATCGGCGCTTGCGCCAATCGTCACCGTGGCGGGGATATCACGCCGCAGTGTCGCTATCTCTTCTCTCATCTGCGCCAGGGTCGTGCCGGACGGGCTGCGCTTAACCGAGCCCACATTCGGCAGGCGCGCCACCGCCTGCAACAGCTCAGGGGTAAAGGTGAAACCGGTGGTGGCCGGATTATCATAAATGCACAACGGCACCGACACGGCGCGGGCCACTCGCTCATAAAGCCGGTATGCCTCTTCCTGGCTGAGCGGCTGATAAGAAAGCGGCGCGAGCAGCAGGCCACTAACGCCCGCGCGCTGGGCATCGTCTGCAATATCCAGCATCTCTTCCAGGCGCAGCGCGCCGATGCTGGTTATCACAGGGATATCGCCTGCGGCCTGCACCGCAAGCGTGGTGACGCGTGCCCGCTGCTCGCGCGAAAGATAAGCGTGACTGCCGGTCGAGCCGAGCGCGGCTACAGAATCCACGCGCGCCGCTGCCAGCGTTTCAATAAGCGATACAAATGTGGTTTCATCCACCTGCCCGTTGACGAGCGGCGTCAGTGGAAATGCGCTAAGACCAGTAAACATGATTCATCCTTATGCGAAGGCGCCGGGAGTCAGCGCGCGAATTTTTTTGATCCCGCCACACAGAGAATAACCCCAAGCGTGATGGCCAGCATCTGCGGGGTGACATGCTCATGAAGCAGCGTTGCGGCCAGGGCGAGGCCCAGAAACGGCTGCAGAAGCTGAAGCTGACCAACCGCGGCGATGCCGCCGGTGGCGAGCCCTTTGTACCAGAAGACAAAACCTATCAGCATACTGAACAGCGAGACATAGCCGAGCGAAAGCCAGGCGGCAGGCGCGACGGCGTGAAAGGTGACGGGCTGCGTGAGCCAGGCGGCCGCGAGCATCACCGGCAGCGCCAGGATCAACGCCCAGCCTATCACCTGCCACCCGCCAAGCTGGCGCGAGAGCGCCGCGCCTTCGGCATACCCTAAACCGCACAGCGTGACGGCGGCGAGCATCAGCAGATCGCCCTGCAACGAGACGGTGACATCGCCCGTAAGCGCAAACCCGGCCACCAGCAGGCTGCCCGCGACCGAGAACAGCCAGAAGGCCGGGCGAGGGCGTTCACCGCCGCGCAGCACGCCAAACAGCGCCGTCGCGAGCGGCAGCAGGCCGATAAACACCATTGAGTGCGCCGAGGTGACGTGCTGTAGCGCCATCGCGGTGAGGAGCGGAAAACCCACCACGACGCCTGCGCAGACGACCGCCAGCGACAGCATCTGACGGCCATCAGGACGCGTCTCCCGGCGCAGCGCCACCAGTAATAATGCCAGCGCCCCGGCGATGGAGGCGCGGGCGAACGTCAGAAAAAAGGGCGAGAAATCGAGGACGGCGATGCGCGTCGCGGGCAGTGAGCCGCTAAAGATAATGACGCCCAGCAGACCATTCAGCCAGCCTGACCATGCGCTCCGGTGTGACGGGTTTTCCATATGACTCTCCTGAAGAAGATAAGCGGCTGACCGCCCGACATTGACTCTGCCCATAGTAGAGCGCTAGATTCAGGACAATCAAAATATTGTCATGGATACATTGCGATGAAAGCGCGCTACAAAACCCTGGTCGATCGTTATGCCGCGGCGATCCGCGGCGGTGAGCTGGCGGCAGGCGCGCAGCTGCCGACGCACCGGCGGCTCGCCTCGGAGCACCATGTGTCTCTTGCGACCGCGACGCGTGTCTACGCCGAGCTGGAGGCGATGGGGCTGGTGAGCGGCGAGACGGGGCGGGGCACCTTTGTACGCGATATCGCGCTGCCGCCGGGGCTTGGAATAGACCAGCACGCCGTGGCGGCGGACGCGCTGGATCTGAGCTTTAACTACCCTTCGCTACCCGGTCAGGCGGAGCTGCTGCGCGACGCCCTGCGCCAGCTCGCTTCGGGCGGCGATATCGAGGCGCTGCTGCGCTATCAGCCGCACGCCGGACGCCCGAAAGATCGCGATGCGATCGCCGCCTGGCTCGCGGGCGCCGGGCTTAACGCCGCGCCGGAAAATGTGCTGGTAGTGAATGGCGCGCAGCACGGGCTCGCCGTTACGGTGATGAGCCTGCTACGGCCCGGCGACGTGGTGGCGGTGGACGCGCTGACCTATCCGGGCTTTAAGGTGGTCGCCAGCATGTATCACATTGAACTGGTGGCCGTGCCGGTTACGCCGCTGGGGCCGGATCTCGCGGCGCTCGAAGCGCTCTGCGCAAAACGCCATATACGGGCTGTTTACACCATGCCCACGCTGCACAATCCGCTGGGGTGGGTACTGACCATGCGCCAGCGCGGGGCGCTGGTAACGCTCGCCCGGCGCTTTGATCTGCTGCTTATTGAAGATGCCCCTTACGCCTGGCTGGTAAAACCCGCGCCGCAGCCGCTCGCGATGCTGGCACCCGAACGAACGGTCTACGTGACCGGTTTTTCAAAAAACATCGCGACGGGCCTGCGCGTCGGGGCGGTGGTCTGCCCGCCGCGCTTTCTCGGCGCGTTCGAGCGCACCATTCGCGCGACCACATGGAACACCCCGGCGATGATGGCCACGCTGGTCTGTAACTGGCTGCGCGACGGGACGGTGGCGCGGTTCGAGGCGCTGAAGCGGCGCGATGCCAGGGCGCGTCAGCGCATCGCCCGGGAGGCGCTGAGCCCGCTGCCGGTGGTGAGCCACCCGTCCTCTTATTTCCTCTGGCTGCCGCTGGCGGAAGGCGTGCGGGCCGAGCAGGTGGCGCAAAAATTGCTGCAAAAGAAGATTTCCGTCTCCACCGCCGCGCCTTTCAGCACCTCGCCGCATATTCCGCACGCTATACGGCTCGCGCTCGGCTCACTTCATCCGCAAACGCTGCGCCAGGCGCTGGAAACGATCCGGGAAACGACGCTTTATGAGGAAAATCTTTAACGCTTTCTCATCCTGCGCCCGCCAGCGGCGCAGGCGTTTTGCTCCCATAATGCCAGACCCGGCGCGGCATGGCGTTAAGCTCTCCGGTACAGCCATATATTGAAATAACGTATAGGACTTTTTGTCTTTATTACTTATGCAGCGCCTGCGCTTAAAAAAAGTCGGCCAGATAAAACATCTGTGATGCACTTCTGTTATGGGTAACGTTATAAATGCATCCGAAAATTCTAAAAAACAGCGTCTGCAAAGAAAAAAAGGAGTTTGTTATAGGCTGTATTTATTCAGGAGGTGTGGATATTGCCTCGCTGAATGATAAAGCGGCCTGTTTTGTCGTCTGGATTAAGGAAAATATTAAAGCGCACCGTTTAATTGTTACTTCTCTGAAATAATTAATGCATTTAATTAAGTGCAGGCCGTTTCCGGATACGTCTGTACGGCCTGTGATTCCCCGTAAGGCACAATTTTCAGCCTGCGTTTTTTATCCCTTAGCCGGCGATTTTTCTTTTTTACCGCAATATCCCTTTACAGTTGCTGCGGCGGGTCGTCTTGTGAATAACCACGACGTGCGTAGCATTTATCGTTGTAACTCACTGTTTTTCGTTCTCTTATTCATCGCAACGATCGCGGTGGCGCGTTGTTATGGAAACCCTTATGGATTTCCGGGCATCTGCCGCCTGAAACTTTACTGTGAAGGAACATGTTATGTCGTCATATCAGGAAGAAATTCCGAAAGCCCGCATTAATTTAAAATTAAGCCTGCATACCGGCGGCGCGCAGAAAAGCGTTGAGCTGCCGCTGAAGCTGTTAGTTACCGGCGATTTCAGCAACGGTCAGGAAAACCGGCCGCTGTGCGAACGTAAAAAAATCGACGTCAATAAAAACAATTTTGACAGCGTGCTCGGCGAATTTG is drawn from Cronobacter dublinensis subsp. dublinensis LMG 23823 and contains these coding sequences:
- a CDS encoding sensor domain-containing diguanylate cyclase; protein product: MTLRQYISFRLGLSTSLGRSLAVLILFLLVGGIGTNVLVFLHSWDDEIAQAANKAVNLSVAQVRQAEDTFMAVGQTLDDVRAAVAAGQSTTYHSFLVRLKGRQPLLDGLYFYNAQGVIRGSSSGIAGIPNDVTHNDYFRFHYENRQTGIHIGRVIKSLGSDELVIPVSMRVNDLSGGFAGVVVATIRLEYFQRFYSYFELGPHDMLALLLTDGSVLCVRPYDKAKIDLNISNSPLFTRELIRADRGTGTWVAALDHVERVFGFARTERLPLVVVAGYDRAEVRMHWLRNNLPGMLSSLMLLIGFLIFSSVVFRKVRGSIRDQQELKQLRDELLKANQTFKSMAMADSLTGLANRRKFDTTLAQVLEASAGSGSPVSLIMLDIDFFKRYNDSRGHAAGDACLRLIGNTLQMVTLRTSDLVARYGGEEFAIVLPDTSAEEALALAQRAVMMVREKHLPHPSTELAEQIVTISAGCHTVKGGGREDAFSALIRGADTALYLAKNRGRNQAFSLPNTIAVEKSNAA
- a CDS encoding Hcp family type VI secretion system effector — its product is MAIDMFLKVEGVTGESKDANHSNWIDVLSFNWGAAQPGNMSVGGGGGAGKVNFQDLAVQAIVDKGTPAILKFCASGKHVNKVELSVCKAGGQQVEYSKVVLEDVLVTRTEFTGVGQTDTVLVNYYFQAAKVNFHYWEQSNQGTKGAETKAGWDIKQNKEL
- a CDS encoding dihydrodipicolinate synthase family protein, which codes for MFTGLSAFPLTPLVNGQVDETTFVSLIETLAAARVDSVAALGSTGSHAYLSREQRARVTTLAVQAAGDIPVITSIGALRLEEMLDIADDAQRAGVSGLLLAPLSYQPLSQEEAYRLYERVARAVSVPLCIYDNPATTGFTFTPELLQAVARLPNVGSVKRSPSGTTLAQMREEIATLRRDIPATVTIGASADPKAISALLAGADTWYSVAAGLWPHDSRALAQAALRGDEARTAALNASFEPLWALFRHHGGLRVIAAAAELTGRVAAPCLPEPLQSLQGDARAQLQRVLAEHDYR
- a CDS encoding DMT family transporter gives rise to the protein MENPSHRSAWSGWLNGLLGVIIFSGSLPATRIAVLDFSPFFLTFARASIAGALALLLVALRRETRPDGRQMLSLAVVCAGVVVGFPLLTAMALQHVTSAHSMVFIGLLPLATALFGVLRGGERPRPAFWLFSVAGSLLVAGFALTGDVTVSLQGDLLMLAAVTLCGLGYAEGAALSRQLGGWQVIGWALILALPVMLAAAWLTQPVTFHAVAPAAWLSLGYVSLFSMLIGFVFWYKGLATGGIAAVGQLQLLQPFLGLALAATLLHEHVTPQMLAITLGVILCVAGSKKFAR
- a CDS encoding aminotransferase-like domain-containing protein, with product MKARYKTLVDRYAAAIRGGELAAGAQLPTHRRLASEHHVSLATATRVYAELEAMGLVSGETGRGTFVRDIALPPGLGIDQHAVAADALDLSFNYPSLPGQAELLRDALRQLASGGDIEALLRYQPHAGRPKDRDAIAAWLAGAGLNAAPENVLVVNGAQHGLAVTVMSLLRPGDVVAVDALTYPGFKVVASMYHIELVAVPVTPLGPDLAALEALCAKRHIRAVYTMPTLHNPLGWVLTMRQRGALVTLARRFDLLLIEDAPYAWLVKPAPQPLAMLAPERTVYVTGFSKNIATGLRVGAVVCPPRFLGAFERTIRATTWNTPAMMATLVCNWLRDGTVARFEALKRRDARARQRIAREALSPLPVVSHPSSYFLWLPLAEGVRAEQVAQKLLQKKISVSTAAPFSTSPHIPHAIRLALGSLHPQTLRQALETIRETTLYEENL